Proteins encoded together in one Telopea speciosissima isolate NSW1024214 ecotype Mountain lineage chromosome 4, Tspe_v1, whole genome shotgun sequence window:
- the LOC122660333 gene encoding receptor protein-tyrosine kinase CEPR1-like → MMGLQSLILFLIMILFLSHFNPSSQATEVNQSHFFTLMKQSIAGKSLSRWDVEVPYCNYFGVGCNSHGDVVKIDVSGWSLSGYFPADVCSYLPQLRVLRLGQNLLHGKFPASIINCSLLEELNITKSSLTGTLPDFSPMVSLRLIDLSYNHFTGQFPMSVTNLSNLEVLNFNENFNFTLWQLPENISRLTKLKSMILSTAMVHGKIPPTIGNMTSLIDLELSGNYLVGQIPVEIAKLKNLQQLELYYNQLSGEIPYELGNLTQLIDLDMSVNRLNGTIPESLCKLPNLQVLQLYNNSLTGEIPSMIGNSTTLRILSLYDNSLSGKVPLNLGAASKLIALDLSENKLSGELPPDVCKGGKLMYFLVLQNQFSGQLPQTYQKCKSLLRFRVNSNFLQGSIPEELLGLPHASIIDLSSNNFEGPISRTIGNAKNLSELFIQRNRISGVIPPEISHAGNLVKIDLSNNLLSGPIPPEIGNFRKLNVLFLQGNRLNSSIPESLSYLKSLNDLDLSNNQLTGPIPESLCELLPNSINFSNNHLSGPVPPNLIKGGLAESLSGNPDLCVSVYFNLSDKKFPACPQVNSRKRVSCIWAVGISVVIVVIGAILFLKRWYSREKEVMEQDEMLSLSSFSYVQNFHKVSFDQHEIIEALVDKNIVGHGGSGTVYKIQLNNGEAVAVKKLWSQKTKDPATEDQLFLDRGLKTEVETLGSIRHKNIVKLYCYLSSSGLNLLVYEYLPNGNLWDALHRGRNLLDWPIRHRIALGIAQGLAYLHHDLMPPIIHRDIKSTNILLSSEYQAKVADFGVAKVLQARGGKDSTTTVIAGTYGYLAPEYAYSSRATEKCDVYSFGVVLMELITGKKPVEQEFGENKNIICWVSSCKVETKEGAMEVLDKRLSELYKDEMIQVLRIAIRCTCKAPALRPTMNEVVQSLIEADPCRFDSCKSSSKIK, encoded by the exons ATGATGGGTCTTCAATCTCTAATTCTCTTCCTCATCATGATCTTATTTCTTTCTCACTTCAATCCCTCCTCCCAAGCCACTGAGGTTAATCAGTCTCATTTCTTTACTCTCATGAAGCAGTCAATTGCGGGCAAATCTCTGTCTCGTTGGGATGTTGAAGTTCCCTACTGTAATTACTTTGGAGTTGGCTGCAACAGTCATGGAGATGTTGTGAAGATTGATGTGTCCGGGTGGTCACTCAGTGGATATTTCCCTGCTGATGTCTGCTCTTATCTGCCACAACTTCGCGTTCTTCGTCTTGGGCAAAATCTCCTCCATGGCAAGTTCCCAGCTAGCATCATCAACTGTTCTCTCTTGGAAGAGCTTAATATTACTAAGTCATCTCTCACTGGAACACTGCCGGATTTCTCACCTATGGTATCTCTCCGACTGATTGACCTTTCATACAACCACTTCACTGGGCAGTTCCCCATGTCTGTTACAAACCTCTCCAATCTAGAAGTGCTCAATTTCAATGAGAACTTCAATTTCACCCTGTGGCAGTTGCCAGAAAACATATCTCGGCTGACAAAGCTCAAGTCAATGATCTTGTCAACAGCCATGGTGCATGGGAAAATTCCACCAACGATTGGGAACATGACTTCACTCATCGACCTTGAATTGAGTGGTAATTACCTTGTCGGCCAGATTCCTGTGGAGATTGCAAAACTCAAGAACTTGCAGCAGCTGGAGCTTTACTATAACCAGCTCTCTGGTGAAATACCATATGAGCTTGGAAATCTGACACAGCTCATTGATTTGGACATGTCCGTCAATCGACTGAATGGAACAATTCCAGAGTCTCTCTGTAAGCTTCCAAATCTTCAAGTACTGCAGCTGTACAACAACAGCCTCACCGGAGAAATCCCAAGCATGATTGGAAACTCAACTACTTTGAGGATACTATCCCTCTATGACAATTCCTTGTCAGGGAAAGTGCCCCTGAATCTCGGGGCTGCATCAAAGTTGATTGCTTTGGACTTGTCAGAGAACAAATTATCAGGGGAATTGCCGCCAGATGTTTGTAAGGGAGGTAAATTGATGTACTTTCTTGTCTTGCAAAATCAATTCTCTGGTCAGCTACCTCAGACTTATCAGAAGTGTAAGTCTCTTCTTCGATTTCGAGTTAATTCCAACTTTCTGCAAGGCTCAATCCCTGAGGAGCTTCTGGGGCTTCCCCATGCATCGATCATTGATTTGAGTTCCAATAATTTTGAAGGTCCAATTTCAAGGACAATTGGAAATGCTAAGAACTTATCAGAGCTGTTCATACAACGCAACAGGATTTCAGGTGTTATACCACCAGAAATTTCTCATGCTGGTAATCTGGTGAAGATTGATCTCAGCAACAATCTCTTATCTGGACCTATTCCCCCCGAAATTGGCAACTTCAGAAAGTTGAACGTATTGTTTTTGCAAGGTAACAGGCTAAATTCATCAATTCCGGAGTCACTTTCTTACTTGAAATCTCTTAATGATCTTGATCTCTCCAACAACCAACTGACCGGGCCTATTCCAGAAAGCCTCTGTGAATTGCTTCCCAATTCAatcaacttttcaaacaatcatCTCTCAGGTCCAGTTCCTCCCAACCTGATTAAAGGAGGATTAGCAGAAAGCCTTTCAGGAAATCCAGATCTCTGTGTTTCTGTCTATTTCAATTTGTCTGATAAAAAGTTCCCTGCTTGTCCACAAGTTAACAGCCGCAAGAGGGTGAGCTGTATCTGGGCAGTTGGGATTTCAGTGGTCATTGTAGTTATTGGAGCTATCCTGTTTCTTAAACGCTGGTATAGTAGAGAGAAAGAAGTGATGGAGCAGGATGAGATGTTGTCTTTGTCCTCCTTCTCATACGTCCAAAACTTCCATAAGGTCAGCTTTGATCAGCATGAGATCATTGAGGCCCTGGTAGACAAGAACATTGTGGGGCATGGAGGATCAGGGACTGTGTATAAGATCCAGTTGAATAATGGAGAAGCAGTTGCAGTGAAAAAACTATGGAGTCAAAAGACAAAGGACCCTGCAACAGAGGATCAGCTATTCCTAGATAGGGGGCTAAAGACAGAGGTAGAGACACTGGGGAGCATCAGGCATAAGAACATCGTCAAGTTGTACTGCTACTTGTCAAGTTCAGGTTTGAACCTGTTGGTTTATGAATATTTGCCGAATGGAAACCTATGGGATGCACTTCACAGAGGGAGGAATCTATTGGACTGGCCCATCCGACATCGGATTGCACTTGGGATTGCACAAGGTCTGGCTTACCTTCACCATGATCTGATGCCGCCGATCATTCACAGAGATATCAAATCAACCAACATCCTGCTCAGCTCAGAATACCAGGCCAAAGTTGCAGATTTTGGTGTCGCCAAGGTCTTGCAAGCAAGAGGAGGAAAGGATTCCACTACTACTGTTATTGCTGGAACCTACGGGTACCTCGCCCCAG AGTATGCTTACTCGTCAAGGGCAACGGAAAAGTGCGATGTTTATAGCTTTGGGGTAGTGCTCATGGAACTGATAACAGGGAAGAAGCCAGTGGAGCAAGAGTTTGGGGAGAACAAGAATATCATATGCTGGGTCTCCTCATGCAAGGTAGAGACCAAGGAAGGAGCAATGGAGGTCTTAGACAAGAGATTATCAGAGTTATACAAGGATGAGATGATACAGGTGCTCCGCATTGCCATCCGTTGTACCTGCAAAGCCCCTGCCCTCCGTCCAACTATGAATGAGGTGGTTCAGTCACTGATTGAGGCAGACCCTTGCAGGTTCGATTCTTGTAAGTCATCAAGCAAGATCAAATAA